In Stanieria sp. NIES-3757, the DNA window TATCATTCAACTATCAAAATAGTAGTATTAGCATTTAATAAAGCTAGTACTATTTTTTTATCAATTCAAAGATTTCTGAACAATTAAACCGAAAGATGTTGAGGCAAAACCATCAATATTCTGAAGGTGCAAGTATTTGAGCTTAATCGCTCTGGGAAAAACTTATCTAAATTAACGTGAGTTCGGGTTAAGCGGATTGAGGCAAAGCCCAATCCAAATGGAGTGAGGGCTTTTTAGCTTGGTCGCTAGACTTCGTCACCCTTCGGGAACGCGTGCCTTCGGCAGGACAATAGGCAATTAAGCCACACAGAATATTAATACCAAAATTAACAGACGAGCGATGACGAGAAGGCTCAATTGGAGAAATGTTTTTAAGTTGATCGATAAATGAGAGTGCAACGGGGTCAACAAAATCTCAACCTTGCAGTTACACTTCAAGCACTGCCAGCACCAACCGAGTAATCTTAGAAAAAAGTCTGGAGATAAGTCCAATTCATATAAGTTTCATATCTTCTTGTTCTAATCTAAAAATCGATGCTCGAACAACTTCTCAAACGATCGCTTAAGTGAAAAATCACTTCAGTGCAAGCTGTTCCCTTTCTTACGATGGAGGGAGCGTTATTCATGTCTATGAAATCAATTTTATTGATTGAACGCGAATCCAGCATCGGAGAAGTTTTGCGTACCTGTCTCAATGAGTTTGGCGGCTGGAGAGTCACGTTATCGAACTCGATTCAAGAGGGAGTCGATCTGTGTATAGCGACTTGCCCTGATGTCATCTTGCTAGATACTTCTACTTCAGAAACAGATGCTCTGATATTTATCGAACAATTGAAGCAACATTCATTCCATCAATCTATCCCGATTTTGCTGATTACTGCCAGAGCCAGTTGGTTTACCTTAAAGCAGCTTCGCGAAATGGGATTTGCTGGAGCGATCGCTAAACCTTTTAATCCCTCAACTCTATCCACTCAGATTTCCCACTTGCTGGGATGGAGTGACAGAGACCTGTAGACAGCCTATTTTATAGCCGAGTA includes these proteins:
- a CDS encoding Response regulator receiver domain protein — protein: MSMKSILLIERESSIGEVLRTCLNEFGGWRVTLSNSIQEGVDLCIATCPDVILLDTSTSETDALIFIEQLKQHSFHQSIPILLITARASWFTLKQLREMGFAGAIAKPFNPSTLSTQISHLLGWSDRDL